From one Enterococcus sp. DIV2402 genomic stretch:
- a CDS encoding cation diffusion facilitator family transporter: MLKKIEKENKETQRTKVGQLAGVLGLLSNLVLFIGKFLIGFAAGSVSIMADAMNSLSDTISSVLTLIGFKVAAKPADSEHPYGHERFEYISGLLISLIIALVGFQFLKSSFEKILNPEPIKLSLALFIVLIASIVIKVLQGRMYLTLSKKIDSQTLKATSKDSLNDVYTTLAVLVSALFEWATNLRIDGYVGFLLALYILYSGYTMVKDFINELLGSRPTDKEIQEMEKKLSSYGSILGYHDLLVHDYGPQKRFASVHIEVDAGMTLTKAHHIIDEIEKDFHNKLDVELVCHLDPVNIRDANYIAIFHRMRSIVLQIDEKLRMHDFRLKSEQILQFDLVIPDDFHLTDTELIDLLQQAVHEKIGMYGLDVTLDHNYLL, encoded by the coding sequence TTGTTAAAAAAAATTGAGAAGGAAAATAAAGAGACTCAAAGGACAAAAGTAGGCCAACTAGCAGGTGTTTTAGGTCTACTTTCAAATTTAGTTCTGTTTATTGGGAAATTTTTAATAGGTTTTGCGGCAGGGTCAGTTTCCATTATGGCTGATGCGATGAACAGTTTATCGGATACTATCTCATCAGTACTAACGTTAATAGGTTTCAAAGTAGCCGCTAAACCGGCAGACAGTGAGCATCCTTATGGGCATGAGCGCTTTGAATATATTAGTGGTTTACTCATCTCATTAATTATTGCATTGGTTGGTTTTCAATTTTTAAAATCTTCTTTTGAAAAAATTTTGAATCCTGAACCAATTAAATTATCATTGGCATTATTCATTGTCTTAATTGCTTCGATTGTTATTAAGGTCTTGCAAGGAAGAATGTACCTTACTTTATCGAAAAAAATTGACTCACAAACGTTAAAGGCTACTAGCAAGGATAGCTTAAATGACGTCTACACAACACTTGCTGTTTTAGTTTCAGCATTGTTTGAGTGGGCAACAAATTTACGAATCGATGGTTATGTTGGATTTTTATTGGCACTATATATTTTGTATAGTGGATATACGATGGTCAAAGATTTTATTAATGAATTATTAGGAAGTCGTCCAACAGATAAAGAGATTCAAGAGATGGAAAAGAAATTATCCTCCTATGGTTCGATTTTAGGTTATCATGACTTATTGGTTCATGACTATGGACCTCAAAAACGATTTGCTTCCGTTCATATTGAAGTGGACGCGGGGATGACCTTAACCAAAGCGCACCATATTATTGATGAAATTGAAAAAGACTTTCATAATAAATTGGATGTCGAACTAGTGTGCCATTTAGATCCTGTAAATATTCGCGATGCAAATTATATTGCTATTTTTCATCGTATGCGTTCCATTGTGTTACAAATTGATGAAAAATTACGAATGCATGATTTTCGTTTGAAAAGTGAACAAATTTTACAGTTTGATTTAGTCATACCTGATGATTTTCATTTAACTGATACGGAATTAATAGACTTGCTTCAACAGGCAGTCCATGAGAAAATTGGTATGTACGGGTTAGATGTAACGTTAGATCATAATTATTTATTATAA
- the cls gene encoding cardiolipin synthase yields the protein MEFTMDMAIAYQVVWGLIVINTIGAFITVFRKPRSIASVLAWMMTLVFLPGVGFILYAFCGRGIDGEIIYRFSEGHQNRIAEINEIIEENNRYFHQTVKTKESELLKNYFRNMEESPLTKGNAVTFYTDGKEKFDALFEDIRHAKDNVHVEYYAFFDDKIGNRFLDLLVEKAKEGVEVRVVFDPWGGKTNEKFFRPLLKVGGKVAPFITSRNLIRKTRLNYHLHRKIVVIDGMIGWTGGFNVGDQYLEETKKFGYWRDTHARIVGTASFTLQEVFIRDWNASILKEEDVLEYEDRYFVVPPIEQAGNVSMQVVADGPETEEQVLKGGFTKMLLAAEKRVWLQTPYLIPDDAMINAFLVAVRSGVDVRVMIPSMPDHPFIYRATQYYANYLQRRGVKIYIYEGGFIHAKTIVMDDTIAAFGTTNQDIRSYALNFEVSAFAYNREVAEELAEIFEEDMKQSSLLTDRMIKEQSYWLRFKQNFSRLLSPIL from the coding sequence ATGGAATTTACAATGGATATGGCAATTGCCTATCAAGTAGTGTGGGGACTAATCGTGATTAATACGATTGGGGCGTTTATAACCGTTTTTCGAAAACCACGATCAATTGCCAGTGTGCTGGCATGGATGATGACATTGGTCTTTCTTCCAGGTGTTGGCTTTATTTTATATGCTTTTTGTGGAAGAGGAATCGACGGAGAAATCATTTATCGCTTTAGCGAAGGTCATCAAAATAGAATTGCCGAGATAAACGAAATTATTGAAGAAAACAATCGTTATTTTCATCAAACAGTGAAAACAAAAGAATCTGAACTATTAAAAAATTATTTTAGAAACATGGAAGAATCACCACTAACCAAAGGGAATGCCGTCACTTTTTATACAGATGGTAAAGAGAAATTTGATGCGTTGTTTGAAGATATACGTCATGCCAAAGATAACGTTCATGTTGAATATTATGCTTTTTTCGATGATAAAATTGGAAATCGTTTTTTAGACCTCCTCGTTGAAAAAGCAAAAGAGGGCGTAGAAGTGCGTGTGGTTTTCGATCCTTGGGGTGGAAAAACCAATGAAAAATTTTTCCGTCCATTACTGAAAGTTGGTGGGAAAGTGGCTCCATTTATCACTTCACGTAATTTAATTCGTAAAACAAGACTGAATTATCACTTACATCGCAAAATTGTGGTAATTGATGGTATGATTGGCTGGACGGGTGGCTTTAACGTAGGGGACCAATATCTTGAAGAAACGAAAAAGTTCGGTTATTGGCGTGATACTCATGCTCGAATTGTAGGAACAGCTTCATTTACGTTGCAAGAAGTTTTTATTCGTGATTGGAATGCGTCTATTTTGAAAGAAGAAGATGTGTTAGAATACGAAGATCGCTATTTTGTGGTACCACCTATTGAGCAAGCGGGAAATGTGAGTATGCAAGTTGTTGCTGATGGTCCAGAAACCGAAGAGCAAGTTTTAAAAGGTGGCTTTACTAAAATGTTGTTAGCTGCAGAAAAACGTGTGTGGTTACAAACGCCGTATTTAATTCCAGACGATGCAATGATTAATGCCTTTTTAGTTGCGGTTCGTTCTGGTGTGGATGTCCGAGTGATGATTCCTTCAATGCCAGACCATCCTTTTATTTATCGTGCAACACAGTATTATGCGAACTATTTACAACGTCGAGGAGTTAAAATTTATATTTACGAAGGTGGCTTTATTCATGCAAAAACGATTGTCATGGATGATACAATTGCAGCTTTTGGTACGACCAACCAAGACATTCGTAGCTATGCATTAAACTTTGAAGTGAGCGCCTTTGCTTATAATCGCGAAGTTGCGGAAGAGTTAGCAGAAATCTTTGAGGAAGATATGAAACAGTCAAGTTTATTAACTGATCGAATGATTAAAGAACAATCTTATTGGCTACGATTTAAGCAAAACTTCTCACGCTTACTTTCGCCGATTTTGTAG
- a CDS encoding ribonuclease HI family protein, with protein MIKAYIDAATKGNPGPSGGGFMLTGEQLYIQESFALPKLSNHQAEFASFCALLDYLLANNYQTQTIMVYTDSKILAQTVDKNYTNNSDFQDYLHNIQEKLPYFPLLILQWIPESKNKGADNLARQGLQKALKLQNRRK; from the coding sequence ATGATTAAAGCCTATATTGATGCAGCAACTAAAGGAAACCCTGGACCTAGTGGCGGTGGATTTATGCTCACAGGAGAACAATTATATATCCAGGAATCATTTGCTTTACCAAAATTAAGTAATCATCAAGCAGAATTTGCGAGTTTTTGCGCCTTATTAGATTATTTATTGGCGAACAACTACCAAACCCAAACGATTATGGTTTACACCGATAGTAAGATTTTAGCGCAAACTGTTGATAAAAACTATACGAATAATTCAGATTTCCAAGATTATTTACACAATATTCAAGAAAAACTACCATATTTCCCTTTGCTAATATTACAGTGGATTCCGGAAAGTAAAAACAAAGGGGCTGATAATTTAGCACGACAAGGATTACAAAAAGCGTTAAAACTACAAAATCGGCGAAAGTAA
- a CDS encoding EbsA family protein, giving the protein MKYKIRWQLEHALAVIYWSIALIALFFSLIFALEKAEIHFKSFLFLLLFLLLVYLSRKRWLMIDNKGVQVTYARFWKNETFAYQDIKQFRFLENKIEIELPKQTLEFRVNRKMLPLFKEESKQIIPIQLQKEG; this is encoded by the coding sequence ATGAAATACAAGATTCGTTGGCAATTAGAACATGCCTTGGCAGTTATTTATTGGTCAATTGCATTAATTGCATTATTTTTTAGTTTGATTTTTGCTTTAGAAAAAGCAGAAATTCATTTTAAGAGTTTCCTATTTCTACTTTTGTTTTTGCTATTAGTTTATCTATCGCGAAAGCGCTGGCTAATGATAGATAACAAAGGTGTTCAAGTGACCTATGCGCGTTTTTGGAAAAATGAGACTTTTGCTTATCAAGATATTAAGCAATTTCGTTTTTTAGAAAATAAAATTGAAATAGAATTACCAAAACAAACCCTTGAATTTAGGGTGAATAGAAAAATGTTGCCATTATTTAAAGAAGAGAGTAAACAGATTATTCCCATTCAGCTACAAAAAGAAGGTTAG
- a CDS encoding formate--tetrahydrofolate ligase produces MKSDIEIAQEIELKPIQEIAKKVKLTEDDLELYGKYKAKIDITKLNNNADLGKLILVTAINPTPAGEGKSTISIGLADGLNQINKNAVIALREPSLGPVMGMKGGATGGGYAQVLPMEDINLHFTGDMHAITTANNALSALIDNHIHQGNQLNIDPRRLIWKRVVDLNDRALRQVVVGLGGPLQGVPREDGFDITVASEIMAILCLATDIHNLKERLSQILIGYTYQREPVTVGDLKIEGALALLLKDAIKPNLVQTIEGTPAIVHGGPFANIAHGCNSVIATKTALSLGDYVVTEAGFGADLGAEKFLDIKVPNLGKAPDAVVIVATIRALKMHGGVTKTDLGQENVEAVIKGFANLQRHIQNIQHYGLPVVVAINEFITDTEAEFLQLEALCQQENVTIRRASVWANGGLGGKDLAEAVVDAIETKEANYQRLYEDSLSIEEKVKTIVSKIYGGKDVSFGAKAQTQLKTFAQQGWDNLPVCMAKTQYSFSDNPTLLGAPTDFTVTIREFVPKLGAGFIVALTGDVMTMPGLPKQPAALNMDIDENGRAIGLF; encoded by the coding sequence ATGAAGTCAGATATTGAAATTGCTCAGGAAATAGAATTAAAACCAATTCAAGAAATTGCTAAAAAGGTGAAGCTTACAGAAGATGATTTAGAATTATATGGTAAATATAAAGCAAAAATTGATATTACTAAGTTAAATAACAATGCTGATTTAGGAAAGTTAATTTTAGTCACAGCAATTAATCCCACGCCAGCTGGGGAAGGTAAATCAACTATTTCGATTGGTTTAGCAGATGGTTTAAATCAAATTAATAAAAATGCGGTCATTGCTTTACGCGAACCTTCATTAGGCCCAGTCATGGGAATGAAAGGTGGCGCAACAGGTGGCGGTTATGCGCAAGTTTTACCAATGGAAGATATTAACTTACATTTTACAGGCGATATGCACGCAATTACGACAGCCAACAATGCGCTTTCTGCTTTGATTGATAACCATATTCATCAAGGAAATCAATTAAATATTGATCCAAGAAGATTAATTTGGAAACGAGTTGTTGACTTAAACGATCGTGCGTTACGTCAAGTTGTAGTAGGACTAGGTGGTCCACTTCAAGGTGTTCCAAGAGAAGATGGATTTGATATTACTGTAGCAAGCGAAATTATGGCAATATTATGTTTAGCAACAGATATTCATAACTTAAAAGAGCGCTTAAGTCAGATTTTAATTGGCTATACTTACCAAAGAGAACCTGTGACAGTAGGTGATTTGAAAATCGAAGGTGCGTTAGCGTTGCTACTGAAAGATGCCATTAAACCTAATTTGGTTCAAACTATTGAAGGGACACCTGCTATTGTCCATGGTGGACCATTTGCCAATATTGCACATGGTTGTAATAGCGTGATTGCTACTAAAACGGCTTTAAGCCTAGGTGATTATGTTGTAACAGAAGCAGGCTTTGGTGCCGACTTAGGTGCTGAAAAATTTTTAGACATCAAAGTACCTAATCTAGGAAAAGCGCCCGATGCGGTAGTAATTGTAGCAACTATTCGAGCATTAAAAATGCATGGTGGCGTTACAAAAACAGATTTAGGTCAAGAGAATGTAGAAGCCGTTATTAAAGGTTTTGCAAATCTACAACGTCACATTCAAAACATTCAACACTACGGCTTACCAGTTGTAGTAGCAATTAATGAATTTATCACTGACACAGAAGCCGAGTTTTTACAATTAGAAGCATTGTGTCAACAAGAAAATGTGACCATCCGTCGTGCGTCTGTTTGGGCAAATGGAGGTCTTGGTGGAAAAGACTTAGCAGAAGCCGTCGTGGACGCTATTGAAACGAAAGAAGCGAACTATCAACGTTTATATGAAGACTCATTGTCTATTGAGGAAAAAGTGAAAACAATCGTTTCTAAGATTTATGGTGGGAAAGATGTGTCATTTGGTGCGAAAGCACAAACCCAATTAAAAACTTTTGCGCAACAAGGCTGGGACAATTTACCAGTTTGTATGGCAAAAACGCAATACTCATTTTCTGATAATCCTACATTATTAGGAGCACCAACTGATTTTACTGTGACTATCCGTGAGTTTGTTCCAAAACTAGGAGCTGGTTTTATCGTTGCCTTGACGGGCGATGTTATGACGATGCCTGGATTACCAAAACAACCTGCAGCATTGAATATGGATATTGATGAAAATGGTCGTGCAATCGGTCTATTTTAA
- a CDS encoding HI_0552 family protein: MTTLYEKDFAIFDRKQFAFKQLKETHTEEELSQVKASFKDVWDKWKHLQQNIYQELASNYFAQPKVESWTNGWNLRSHYWSAYRGAHRQNENACIGVLLNKKQLQVYLMFQEYKSETRQGTKEQYNQLLAYLPKWSEQVDVSDYYIWPQQEHELTDHLPLKNYLADAQVQQRFQDEVNQQTFQLGKLFFRAELPDVEGQIIQVFNELTQLYRLLEEITD; encoded by the coding sequence ATGACAACTTTATATGAGAAAGATTTTGCTATTTTTGATAGAAAACAATTTGCGTTTAAACAATTAAAAGAAACCCATACAGAAGAAGAGCTTTCACAGGTAAAAGCATCTTTTAAAGATGTTTGGGACAAATGGAAACACCTGCAGCAAAACATCTATCAAGAACTTGCTTCTAATTATTTTGCACAGCCCAAAGTTGAAAGTTGGACAAATGGTTGGAATCTTCGCTCGCATTATTGGAGTGCCTATCGAGGAGCGCATAGACAAAACGAGAATGCGTGTATCGGTGTTTTGTTGAACAAAAAACAATTACAAGTTTATTTGATGTTTCAAGAATATAAAAGTGAGACACGTCAAGGAACAAAAGAGCAATACAATCAACTATTAGCGTATTTACCAAAATGGAGTGAACAAGTGGATGTGAGCGATTATTATATTTGGCCTCAGCAAGAACATGAGTTGACGGACCATTTACCTTTGAAAAATTATTTAGCGGATGCGCAGGTTCAGCAGAGATTTCAAGATGAAGTGAACCAACAAACCTTTCAATTGGGCAAACTTTTTTTCCGCGCAGAACTGCCCGATGTTGAAGGACAAATCATCCAGGTTTTTAATGAGTTGACACAACTTTATCGTTTATTAGAAGAAATAACGGATTAA
- a CDS encoding CBS domain-containing protein, with protein sequence MGEAADVFLSSFNRIEKWLKDELGNPKNMGFSQMVRKLSNRPDLPIKKYENDLLQISQLRNAIVHEKIGENFVIAEPNQWLVNRIRKIEMDLLQPELVLPRFAKHVTGFEQDISIRELLQIVAKKRYSQFPLYNQGHFEGLITLKALGYWFAKESLKGDIQIDNRTAKDLIIKDGKPTNYTFVSQYTSINEIERMFHDNGMLDSILITKDGNPNGRLLGIIRPRDIFKL encoded by the coding sequence ATGGGTGAAGCGGCAGATGTATTTTTAAGTAGTTTCAATCGTATTGAAAAATGGCTGAAAGATGAACTTGGTAATCCGAAAAATATGGGCTTTAGTCAAATGGTGCGCAAACTTTCTAACCGCCCTGATTTACCAATAAAAAAATATGAAAATGATTTACTTCAAATTTCACAGTTGCGTAATGCAATTGTACACGAGAAAATTGGTGAGAATTTTGTTATTGCTGAACCAAATCAATGGTTAGTCAATCGTATTCGGAAAATTGAGATGGATTTGCTTCAACCGGAATTAGTTTTGCCGCGTTTTGCCAAACATGTCACTGGTTTTGAACAAGACATTTCGATTCGAGAATTATTACAAATCGTTGCTAAAAAACGTTACTCACAGTTCCCCTTATATAACCAAGGACATTTTGAAGGGTTGATTACTTTAAAAGCGTTGGGATATTGGTTTGCAAAAGAAAGTCTAAAAGGTGATATTCAAATAGACAATCGAACAGCCAAAGACTTAATTATCAAAGATGGTAAACCGACGAACTATACATTTGTTTCACAATATACTTCGATTAATGAAATTGAACGAATGTTTCATGATAATGGCATGTTGGATTCAATTTTGATTACTAAAGACGGAAATCCTAATGGGCGTTTATTAGGGATTATTCGTCCACGAGATATTTTTAAACTATAA
- the lspA gene encoding signal peptidase II, which translates to MLAFYFLLSAIIIGLDQWVKFWIVSNFALGDAQSIIPNILSFTYVQNTGAAWSIFEGQMGFFTVITLIAVAVVTYLMIRYRNENKLFILGLSFVLAGALGNFIDRIRLGYVVDMFQTDFMNFPIFNVADMALCIGVGLIFIYTIFDEKMKGK; encoded by the coding sequence TTGTTAGCTTTTTATTTTCTATTAAGTGCGATTATTATTGGACTGGATCAATGGGTGAAATTTTGGATTGTCTCTAACTTTGCTTTAGGTGACGCCCAATCTATTATCCCTAATATTCTTTCCTTTACGTACGTTCAAAATACAGGTGCTGCTTGGAGTATTTTTGAAGGACAAATGGGCTTTTTTACAGTCATTACGCTAATTGCAGTGGCAGTAGTAACGTATTTAATGATTCGTTACCGTAACGAAAACAAATTATTTATCCTCGGTTTATCCTTCGTGTTAGCAGGAGCTTTAGGGAATTTTATTGACCGTATACGCTTAGGATATGTGGTAGATATGTTCCAAACTGATTTTATGAACTTTCCGATTTTCAATGTGGCAGATATGGCTTTATGCATCGGAGTAGGTTTAATTTTTATTTATACAATTTTCGATGAAAAGATGAAAGGAAAGTAA
- a CDS encoding RluA family pseudouridine synthase, producing MTQLEVTITDEKGRLDKVLAEKLTDYSRSQVQQWLKEDAVTLDNQPVKANYKVKEGNHFTITIPEPVTLDLVAEDIPLDIVYQDEDVAVINKPQGMVVHPSAGHPNGTLVNALLYHLKDLSSINDVVRPGIVHRIDKDTSGLLMVAKNDAAHESLAKQLKDKTSLRKYIALVHGNISHEKGTINAPIGRSKTNRKMQAVIEEGKPAVTHFTVLERFGDFTLVELQLETGRTHQIRVHMQYIGFPVAGDPIYGPKKTLKGNGQFLHAKLLGFTHPRTNQQMVFEAPLPEIFEKNLKKLREKV from the coding sequence ATGACACAATTAGAAGTAACAATTACGGATGAAAAAGGTCGTTTAGACAAAGTATTGGCAGAGAAGTTAACAGATTATAGCCGTTCACAAGTCCAACAATGGCTAAAAGAAGATGCAGTGACTTTGGACAATCAACCAGTTAAAGCCAACTATAAAGTGAAAGAAGGGAATCATTTTACTATTACGATTCCTGAACCAGTTACTTTAGATTTAGTAGCAGAAGATATCCCATTAGATATTGTGTATCAAGATGAAGACGTTGCAGTGATTAATAAACCTCAAGGAATGGTTGTTCATCCTTCTGCGGGACATCCTAACGGCACACTAGTTAACGCATTGTTATATCATTTAAAAGATTTATCCAGTATTAATGATGTAGTACGCCCTGGGATTGTTCATCGGATTGATAAGGATACATCGGGCTTATTAATGGTTGCCAAAAATGATGCGGCTCATGAATCTCTTGCAAAGCAATTAAAAGACAAAACCTCTTTACGAAAATATATTGCTTTGGTGCATGGAAATATTTCTCATGAAAAAGGAACCATCAATGCACCAATTGGTCGATCTAAAACGAATCGCAAAATGCAAGCAGTCATTGAAGAAGGGAAACCTGCAGTGACGCATTTTACAGTTTTAGAACGCTTTGGTGATTTCACTTTAGTTGAATTGCAATTAGAAACTGGAAGAACCCACCAAATTCGTGTGCATATGCAATATATCGGTTTTCCTGTAGCTGGTGACCCAATCTACGGTCCGAAAAAAACATTAAAAGGCAACGGCCAATTTCTTCATGCAAAATTACTAGGGTTTACTCATCCTAGAACAAACCAACAAATGGTCTTTGAAGCACCTTTACCAGAGATTTTTGAAAAAAATTTAAAAAAACTACGTGAAAAGGTTTGA
- the pyrR gene encoding bifunctional pyr operon transcriptional regulator/uracil phosphoribosyltransferase PyrR — MSKKEVIDAVTMKRALTRITYEIIERNRGIENVVLVGIKTRGIYIAQRIAQRLQQLENVEVPVGELDITLYRDDHKEVGEAELHSSDIPVSLEGKEVILVDDVLYTGRTIRAALDAVMDYGRPKRISLAVLVDRGHRELPIRADFVGKNIPTALTEEIIVEMEETDGADRILIDREEA, encoded by the coding sequence ATGTCAAAAAAAGAAGTCATTGATGCAGTGACAATGAAACGCGCGTTAACTCGTATCACGTATGAGATTATTGAGAGAAATCGTGGGATCGAGAATGTGGTATTAGTCGGAATCAAAACTAGAGGCATTTACATTGCTCAACGCATCGCCCAACGTCTACAACAATTAGAAAATGTAGAAGTGCCTGTTGGTGAACTAGATATTACCTTATATAGAGACGATCATAAAGAAGTTGGCGAAGCAGAATTGCATTCTTCTGATATTCCGGTTTCTTTAGAAGGCAAAGAAGTTATCTTGGTCGATGATGTATTATATACAGGACGAACAATTCGCGCAGCCTTGGATGCTGTAATGGATTATGGACGTCCGAAACGTATCTCGCTAGCTGTTTTAGTTGATAGAGGACACCGCGAATTACCGATTCGCGCAGATTTTGTTGGTAAGAACATTCCAACAGCCTTAACTGAAGAAATTATTGTAGAAATGGAAGAAACGGATGGAGCCGATCGAATTTTAATCGATCGTGAGGAGGCGTAA
- a CDS encoding solute carrier family 23 protein, whose protein sequence is MKDKTFRNPEAVLDIQDKPAVLPWIGLSLQHLFTMFGATVLVPKLVGLDPGIALVSSGIGTIVYLMITKGKIPAYLGSSFAFIAAMKMLLETKGYGAIAQGAITTGVVYFIVSMIVKRSGTDWLNKILPPIVVGPVVMVIGLGLASNAANSAMFNEAGKYDFKYVVVALLTLALTIFFNMWFKGFLGLIPILLGIISGYVLALAFGIVDVSIIQQAPWVGLPNFEIPFVQYTPTLEIGAIITMAPIAFVTMTEHIGHLMVLNKLTKRNFFEDPGLHKTLAGDGAAQIVAGLIGGPPVTSYGENIGVLAITRVHSVFVIGGAAVFAIALGFVGKVSAVILSIPGPVISGISFVLFGVIAASGLKILIENQIDFDRKKNLLIASVILVTGIGGLVVEAGAFTLSAMALATVLGIVLNLILPNTARNEEK, encoded by the coding sequence ATGAAGGATAAGACCTTTAGAAATCCTGAGGCGGTTCTTGATATTCAAGATAAACCAGCTGTCTTACCATGGATAGGATTAAGTTTACAGCATTTGTTTACCATGTTTGGTGCGACAGTTTTAGTTCCTAAATTAGTGGGACTAGATCCAGGTATTGCGCTGGTGAGTTCAGGAATAGGTACCATTGTCTACTTAATGATTACAAAAGGGAAAATTCCTGCTTATCTAGGAAGTAGCTTTGCTTTTATAGCTGCGATGAAAATGCTCCTAGAAACAAAAGGCTACGGCGCGATTGCTCAAGGTGCAATTACTACTGGAGTTGTTTATTTTATTGTTTCGATGATTGTCAAACGCAGTGGAACAGATTGGTTAAATAAAATTTTACCACCGATTGTTGTTGGTCCAGTAGTAATGGTTATTGGTTTAGGATTAGCTAGTAATGCTGCTAATAGCGCCATGTTCAATGAAGCTGGAAAATATGATTTCAAATATGTAGTAGTTGCTTTATTGACATTGGCTTTAACGATTTTTTTCAACATGTGGTTCAAAGGATTCTTAGGATTAATTCCAATTTTACTAGGAATCATTAGTGGGTATGTACTTGCTCTAGCATTCGGGATTGTGGATGTTAGTATTATCCAACAAGCACCGTGGGTTGGCTTACCGAATTTTGAAATTCCGTTCGTCCAATATACACCGACCTTAGAAATCGGAGCGATAATTACGATGGCACCAATTGCGTTTGTAACAATGACTGAACATATTGGTCATTTAATGGTTTTAAATAAATTAACTAAACGTAACTTTTTTGAAGACCCAGGCTTGCATAAAACGTTGGCCGGTGATGGTGCCGCTCAAATCGTCGCTGGACTAATCGGCGGTCCACCAGTAACAAGTTATGGCGAAAACATTGGTGTACTTGCGATTACACGTGTTCACAGCGTGTTTGTCATTGGCGGTGCTGCAGTGTTTGCTATCGCACTTGGCTTTGTTGGCAAGGTTAGTGCAGTCATCTTAAGTATCCCTGGACCAGTTATTTCTGGTATCAGTTTTGTCTTGTTCGGGGTTATCGCCGCTAGCGGGTTGAAAATTTTAATTGAAAATCAAATTGATTTTGACCGAAAGAAAAATTTATTAATTGCCTCCGTTATATTAGTAACAGGAATCGGTGGTTTAGTAGTTGAAGCAGGTGCCTTCACATTATCAGCGATGGCACTGGCAACCGTCTTAGGAATAGTTCTTAATTTAATTTTACCAAATACAGCACGCAACGAAGAAAAGTAG
- a CDS encoding aspartate carbamoyltransferase catalytic subunit codes for MIIKSERVSLKHLLTVEALTDQEVMGLIRRGQEFKRGAKWTPAKDQYFVTNLFFENSTRTHKSFEIAEKKLGVDVIEFDTDKSSVQKGETLYDTVLTMSAIGVDAAVIRHGDENYYDELIQSRTIQCSIINGGDGSGQHPTQCLLDLLTIYEEFGSFENLKVAIVGDITHSRVAKSNMQMLKRLGAQVFFSGPETWYDQSFEVYGHYMPLDELIEEVDVMMLLRVQHERHDEHESFSKEEYHQQYGLTIERAAKMKEKAIIMHPAPVNRDVEIADSLVESYKSRIVTQMSNGVFVRMAILEAILEGKS; via the coding sequence ATGATTATCAAATCAGAACGAGTTAGTTTAAAACATTTATTAACAGTGGAAGCATTAACAGATCAAGAAGTGATGGGACTAATTCGTCGCGGACAGGAGTTCAAACGCGGAGCGAAATGGACACCTGCAAAAGATCAGTACTTTGTAACTAACTTATTTTTTGAAAATAGTACACGAACACATAAAAGTTTTGAAATAGCAGAGAAGAAACTAGGCGTCGATGTGATTGAATTCGATACAGATAAAAGTTCAGTACAAAAAGGGGAAACCTTATACGATACGGTTTTAACCATGTCAGCTATTGGCGTGGATGCTGCCGTAATTCGACATGGAGATGAAAATTACTATGATGAATTAATCCAAAGTCGTACGATTCAATGTAGCATTATTAATGGCGGCGATGGTAGCGGTCAACATCCAACCCAATGTCTATTAGATTTACTAACTATCTATGAAGAGTTTGGTTCTTTTGAAAACTTAAAAGTAGCTATTGTTGGGGATATTACCCATTCACGAGTAGCGAAATCGAATATGCAAATGTTAAAACGTTTAGGGGCACAAGTATTTTTCTCAGGACCTGAAACATGGTATGATCAATCCTTTGAAGTTTATGGACACTATATGCCCTTAGATGAGTTGATAGAAGAAGTCGATGTTATGATGTTATTACGTGTGCAACATGAACGTCATGATGAACACGAAAGTTTTTCAAAAGAAGAATATCATCAACAGTATGGACTAACAATCGAACGTGCTGCTAAAATGAAAGAAAAAGCAATTATTATGCACCCTGCCCCAGTTAATCGCGATGTCGAAATTGCGGATTCATTAGTTGAAAGCTATAAATCAAGAATTGTTACACAAATGTCAAACGGTGTCTTTGTTCGTATGGCAATTTTGGAAGCTATTTTAGAAGGTAAATCATAA